The following coding sequences lie in one Haematobia irritans isolate KBUSLIRL chromosome 3, ASM5000362v1, whole genome shotgun sequence genomic window:
- the LOC142230921 gene encoding activity-regulated cytoskeleton associated protein 2-like, producing the protein MTNPTLTTEQFEKLMQAVSTANVKPGTYSHCTARYNGERDPAKLEEFISAITTFKTVGKIGDDDAINSMPMLLLGDASEWWSGVKGKAKKFEDVLKMLRDSFCPPKPAWRIYAEIFEGKQQKNEATDTFIRKKRALFAKLPKAPSEGDQIDILFGMLHVQIRDRVFRHKVVNFDELLKDAREAEEAINESL; encoded by the coding sequence ATGACTAACCCAACTTTAACAACGGAGCAGTTTGAGAAATTGATGCAGGCTGTATCAACTGCCAATGTGAAGCCCGGAACGTATAGCCACTGTACTGCTCGTTACAACGGTGAGAGAGATCCGGCTAAACTTGAGGAGTTTATATCAGCCATTACAACTTTCAAGACTGTGGGGAAGATTGGAGATGATGATGCTATCAATAGCATGCCGATGCTGTTGCTGGGTGACGCTTCTGAGTGGTGGAGTGGTGTGAAAGGTAAGGCGAAGAAATTTGAAGATGTCCTTAAAATGTTGCGTGATTCATTCTGTCCACCGAAACCTGCATGGCGTATATATGCTGagatattcgagggaaaacagCAGAAAAACGAGGCAACTGATACTTTCATACGAAAGAAAAGGGCATTATTCGCGAAACTTCCAAAAGCTCCATCGGAAGGCGATCAAATCGATATCCTATTTGGAATGCTTCATGTCCAAATCCGTGATAGAGTTTTTCGACACAAAGTAGTGAACTTCGACGAATTACTCAAGGATGCACGGGAGGCTGAAGAAGCTATAAACGAAAGTCTGTGA
- the LOC142230920 gene encoding uncharacterized protein LOC142230920 yields the protein MFWVWDAAAKSNGAFLNGYMHSGPDLLKPLVNVLLNFRVEVWRSDINWDDEIHNCLYIKWHNWKAAIDLISAFEIPRCYSQYLNEATQIELHTLVDAGEDVYTAVCYIRIVTQHLCDVAIIASKSKVAPLKPMYIPRLDLQPAIIGVRIAEKVLEISRLNVTSKYFCKDSETVLQWLRMDPKKFQQFVCTV from the exons ATGTTCTGGGTCTGGGATGCCGCTGCCAAAAGTAATGGCGCTTTTCTCAATGGCTATATGCACAGCGGACCTGATCTATTAAAACCCCTTGTCAATGTGTTGCTAAATTTCCGAGTGG AAGTCTGGCGATCTGATATCAATTGGGATGACGAAATCCACAACTGTTTATATATTAAATGGCACAATTGGAAAGCTGCAATCGACCTTATATCAGCTTTTGAGATTCCAAGATGTTACTCCCAATATTTGAACGAAGCAACACAAATAGAATTACACACATTGGTTGATGCGGGTGAAGACGTTTACACAGCAGTTTGCTACATCCGGATCGTAACTCAACACCTGTGTGATGTTGCCATAATTGCAAGCAAATCTAAGGTAGCTCCATTGAAACCAATGTATATTCCCAGATTAGACCTACAACCTGCTATCATTGGCGTGAGAATTGCGGAAAAAGTTCTGGAAATCAGTCGATTAAATGTCACATCGAAATACTTCTGCAAAGACTCCGAAACAGTTTTACAGTGGCTTCGCATGGATCCCAAAAAGTTCCAACAATTTGTATGCACCGTGTAG